The DNA sequence CATCAATTGTGCTGGCAACAACGTTTCCATTACCCATAGCAGCTCCAATGGCCGCACCCGCGGCAGCAATACCAGTACCTATCAACGCAGCAGCAGTGATATCCATATTAAATTTCCTCCTTAAATAAATAAATTCATTTTGTATTTATTGATTTCAGATTGCTTCTTTTTAGCTCTGAAATAATACCGTTGTTAGTGAGACTCTTCGATAGCTTGGCCAACATAGGCCACCGTTAATATTGTAAAAACATAGGATTGGATGACTGCGATAAATACGCAGAAAATGAGCCAGAATGGCATCGGAATAACTCCACCGAAGGCAAATATACCCGGGATCATGAGAATGACTGCAATCAGGATTTCTCCGGCATAAATATTGCCGAATAGCCGGAAAGCTAAGGTCAAAGGCTTGGCGACAAAATCAATAATGTGAAGGATCGCAAAAGGCGGATAGGGTTCAAGAAAGTGTTTGAAATAGTGCGCGCCTTTATATTTAAGTCCATAGACCAATACTAAAACAATCGTTATTGTCGATAAGGCAAAGGTCGTATTAACATCTGCTGTCGGCGACGAAAACGTTGTTGTTCGCGCACTGAAAATTGCTCCGCCAAACATCTCATTGATTCTAGCAAAGTGTACGTGATCGAGTAAGGGTGCAAATATATTGGGAATCAAGCCAATCATGTTCGCAAAAAATACAAACAAAATAAGGGAAAGAAGATACCCGAGCAATGACGATCCTTTTTTATAGTTCATATTATCAGAGATAAGGCCCCTGACAAAATCAATGATCCATTCCAAAAGATTTTGAAGTTTTCCGGGCGTCCCACTTGTCAGTTTGCGCTTACAAAGAAAGACAAAACCCAGAAGAAGTATCATCGTGACCCAAGTCATAATCAGAGTCTTCGCATGCACAGTGCCATTTCCCAATACCCATAGTACGGTATCATGCATTTAATTTTCACCACCTTTCATTTTTCTTAGTTGATGTCTTGCTACAATTATAGGGATAACAATACCAATCATCATTCCTATAGCTACATAATAAAGCCATTCCGGTTGGAACTTTGCGACAACAGCAAATACCAA is a window from the Dehalobacter sp. DCA genome containing:
- the atpB gene encoding F0F1 ATP synthase subunit A, which produces MHDTVLWVLGNGTVHAKTLIMTWVTMILLLGFVFLCKRKLTSGTPGKLQNLLEWIIDFVRGLISDNMNYKKGSSLLGYLLSLILFVFFANMIGLIPNIFAPLLDHVHFARINEMFGGAIFSARTTTFSSPTADVNTTFALSTITIVLVLVYGLKYKGAHYFKHFLEPYPPFAILHIIDFVAKPLTLAFRLFGNIYAGEILIAVILMIPGIFAFGGVIPMPFWLIFCVFIAVIQSYVFTILTVAYVGQAIEESH